The Anopheles coluzzii chromosome 2, AcolN3, whole genome shotgun sequence genome window below encodes:
- the LOC120953092 gene encoding uncharacterized protein LOC120953092, translated as MASITVLRLLKCVIVIFVLGLLVDGAVVRQYTCDSYFQSWCQLHNATVHMDTDVQASVFPRVRQLGFIYGSIGNFTHTFNNQLFKAGVLRVFARGTRVTTLTMPSTIEQLYLRDNGLRTVEIDPRARYIVRYLRLQMNKLRSIAHFEHLTQLHELNLCDNLIEDVPLDTFATMPALRQLILCGNHIKTLGTTPTVIQLPALTHLDLGGNFLASLPLERWQLPQLINLSVRDNLLTTLDSGLLVRRFPLLRILDASANALDCHSYHQALQTFVNRSVVHLIDRRMCSVDDAIVLDAEEMRRPNGIKPAAAEGNGPLEVRHLKERIFLQQRTIQQQRMEIEQLRANLTTLMEQFDLVAGPARALDPF; from the exons ATGGCATCCATCACTGTGTTGCGCTTGCT TAAGTGTGTGATTGTTATATTTGTCCTGGGCTTACTCGTTGATGGTGCCGTCGTACGGCAGTATACCTGTGACAGTTACTTCCAATCCTGGTGCCAGCTGCACAACGCCACTGTACATATGGACACGGATGTGCAGGCGAGTGTGTTCCCCCGCGTACGGCAGCTCGGCTTCATTTACGGTTCCATCGGCAACTTCACGCACACGTTCAACAACCAGCTGTTCAAGGCGGGAGTACTACGGGTGTTCGCACGGGGCACCCGGGTAACGACACTCACCATGCCCAGCACGATCGAGCAGCTCTATCTGCGCGACAACGGTTTGCGGACGGTGGAAATCGACCCACGGGCACGGTACATCGTGCGCTACCTCCGGCTGCAGATGAATAAACTTCGCTCGATCGCACACTTCGAACATCTCACGCAGCTGCACGAGCTCAATCTGTGTGACAATTTGATCGAAGACGTACCGCTGGATACGTTTGCCACCATGCCAGCGCTGCGCCAGCTGATCCTGTGCGGCAATCACATCAAGACGCTCGGTACTACGCCGACCGTCATCCAGCTGCCCGCACTGACGCACCTAGACCTCGGTGGCAACTTTCTCGCGAGCCTCCCGCTCGAACGGTGGCAGCTGCCACAGCTGATTAACCTAAGCGTGCGCGATAACCTGCTAACCACACTGGACAGTGGGCTGCTCGTGCGGCGGTTTCCTCTGCTACGCATACTGGACGCATCGGCGAACGCACTCGATTGCCATTCGTACCACCAAGCACTGCAAACGTTTGTGAATCGTTCCGTGGTGCATCTGATCGATCGGCGCATGTGCAGCGTGGACGATGCGATCGTGCTGGATGCGGAGGAAATGCGGCGTCCCAATGGCATCaaaccggcggcggcggagggTAATGGTCCGCTGGAGGTGCGCCATCTGAAGGAACGCATCTTTCTGCAGCAGCGCACcatacagcagcagcggatggAAATTGAGCAGCTGCGCGCCAACCTGACCACGCTGATGGAGCAGTTCGATCTGGTGGCTGGACCGGCAAGAGCGCTTGATCCGTTCTAA